A DNA window from Aspergillus nidulans FGSC A4 chromosome V contains the following coding sequences:
- a CDS encoding uncharacterized protein (transcript_id=CADANIAT00003798), which translates to MAEVGAENKRRLDALRSLVKECSQDSAARHLLVFVVLIQMFFIMSGGNSITYYTPTILKPIGLADDQALLFTTVYGLMKVVSVFLYAFSLTERFGSRPLLLIGSTINVLCLLYLSVFLGVASISGAASPSPAAWVTIVAICIFAIGKVPDHSGREGDDGDLVKAA; encoded by the exons atGGCTGAAGTTGGAGCGGAGAATAAGCGTCGGCTGGATGCTCTTCGGTCCCTGGTCAAGGAATGTTCTCAAGATTCTGCTGCGCGTCATCTTCTAGTCTTTGTGGTCCTGATCCAAATGTTCTTCATCATGTCAGGCGGCAATTCCATCACGTACTACACTCCGACCATCTTGAAGCCGATCGGACTCGCCGATGATCAGGCACTCCTATTCACTACCGTCTATGGCTTGATGAAGGTTGTATCCGTCTTCCTGTACGCATTTTCCCTGACTGAGCGATTTGGCAGTCGTCCACTACTTCTGATCGGATCGACCATCAACGTTCTGTGTCTGCTTTACCTCTCCGTGTTCCTCGGTGTCGCCAGCATCTCTGGCGCggcatctccttctccagcggcCTGGGTCACGATCGTTGCCATTTGTATCTTCGCAATTGG CAAGGTACCAGACCATTCTGGAAGAGAGGGTGACGATGGAGACTTGGTGAAAGCGGCGTGA
- a CDS encoding Zn(II)2Cys6 transcription factor (transcript_id=CADANIAT00003805) encodes MASAVDFRFPRLPACHVCYTKKIKCDNNRPKCDPCVRSGLECTTLAFDGQPSVSRGYISDLEQKVRALQSQLQDAIDELPHNTSSDSRKERRRRSSMRSAYSSPTFTEGAGLSLCGIHVLNPFLLRRQVEDVYRRVFTPPESDQQHSQNDLFRAFMLLAIGAIHPFRQGSHQGHPYGYFLSAMQHFQSDSLSHGIQSIQDLLLIGRFGIYHHIGTSIWEITQLCMRLCIELGLHRPPTSRKPILQEQLERRVFWECYIIDRYSSITLDRPLAIADRDIHVLLPVDANDDQLEAAEGSITDLDLFQLTPQARIGNTELAVFFTSIRHRQITSKIHNLFQSEGHSDGAPSVTAAGRVYTNLYRLLEELNLWRRSVPVFERTQCVYETQDWFDLRWMRERLILVRKAMDLVPKRGNSPPRDLLLLCLQNATQIIVIFCRLYESQQITYTRSYFQTLFTAGLSVVNSGRAARGIALYQQALTGT; translated from the exons ATGGCCTCTGCTGTGGATTTCCGGTTTCCGCGCCTGCCTGCCTGTCATGTCTGCTACACCAAAAAGATCAAG TGCGATAACAATCGGCCCAAATGTGACCCGTGCGTGCGCAGTGGATTAGAATGCACTACTTTGGCCTTTGATGGCCAGCCGTCTGTGTCGCGAGG GTACATTAGCGACCTGGAGCAGAAAGTACGAGCACTCCAGAGTCAGCTTCAGGATGCGATCGACGAGCTTCCTCACAATACCTCTTCGGACAGCAgaaaagagaggaggaggagaagcagtaTGCGGTCAGCGTATAGCTCGCCTACCTTTACCGAGGGCGCAGGGCTCAG TCTCTGTGGCATCCACGTCCTCAATCCATTCCTGCTCCGTCGACAGGTAGAAGACGTCTACCGCAGGGTTTTCACGCCTCCTGAATCTGACCAGCAACACTCTCAGAACGACCTCTTTCGCGCCTTTATGTTGCTCGCTATCGGCGCGATCCATCCCTTTCGCCAGGGGTCACACCAGGGCCATCCCTACGGGTACTTCCTGTCTGCCATGCAGCATTTCCAGTCCGACAGTCTCTCCCACGGAATCCAGTCGATCCAGGACCTGCTTCTTATTGGCCGCTTCGGCATTTACCATCACATTGGCACCTCAATCTGGGAGATCACCCAGCTGTGCATGCGTCTCTGCATTGAGCTGGGCCTTCACAGACCGCCAACCAGCCGCAAACCGATCCTGCAAGAGCAGCTCGAGCGACGCGTGTTTTGGGAGTGCTACATCATCGATCGATACAGCTCCATCACTCTCGATCGGCCGCTGGCCATCGCGGATAGAGATATTCACGTTTTGCTGCCTGTTGATGCAAATGATGACCAGCTCGAGGCTGCGGAAGGGTCTATCACCGATCTCGacctcttccagctgacTCCTCAGGCCAGGATAGGGAATACAGAGCTAGCGGTTTTCTTCACGTCAATACGCCATCGGCAGATTACCTCCAAGATTCACAACCTGTTTCAGTCTGAGGGCCACTCGGATGGTGCGCCTTCTGTAACCGCGGCCGGTCGAGTCTACACGAACTTGTACCGCCTCCTTGAAGAGCTCAACCTCTGGCGCCGGTCTGTGCCAGTATTTGAGCGTACGCAGTGCGTCTACGAGACCCAGGACTGGTTCGATTTGCGCTGGATGCGCGAGCGCCTGATCCTCGTCCGCAAAGCAATGGACCTGGTGCCGAAGCGTGGTAACAGTCCGCCGCGTGACCTGCTCTTGCTGTGTCTCCAGAATGCAACCCAGATCATTGTGATTTTCTGCCGTCTCTACGAGAGCCAGCAGATTACATATACACGGAGCTACTTCCAGACCCTCTTCACTGCCGGCCTTTCTGTCGT AAACTCCGGCAGAGCGGCACGTGGGATAGCGCTATACCAACAGGCACTGACCGGCACTTAG
- a CDS encoding uncharacterized protein (transcript_id=CADANIAT00003799): MSWWSSWITPNASLSASGRSARRKSLLYSLTGRNALQFGVNYARQIRNLEIAKRGSSRPLTLTEKLLYSHLITSEKNTWDVERIERGKTILELRPDRVACHDATASMALLQFISAGLPRVAVPTTVHSDHLIISKKGAEEDMHRALGEHAEVYDFLSSASRKYGIGFWKPGSGIIHTVIFENYATPGGLIIGTDSHTPNAGGLGMLGIGVGGADAVDAMSGMPWELVAPKVVGVRLTGQLQGWSSTKDIICRLAGLLTVSGGKGRVIEFFGPGTQTLGATAMATICNMSAEIGSTSCIFPYTDAMGRYLETTQRAHVIEMAQRARSALLNADEGADKYYDQVIELDLSTLEPHVNGPFTPDLAHPISKLKTAVAAEDWPVDLSHAMVGSCTNSSYEDLDKTRQIVAQARAAGITKLPTPFLVTPGSEQIRATAEADGILDELRDAGAVVLSSSCGPCVGSWDRKDVDVKGKEKNSVISSFNRNFVGRHDSNPATHSFVTSPELVAAFAYAGRLDFNPLTDPVTVPGGPSKELYFSPPVSQELPISFKAGSDTFQEPSLEGTDLPVQIRPGSDRLQLLQPFPPWQPGCADGMELLIKVKGKCTTDHISPAGPWYKYRGHLENICNNMLTTATNAFVGQGDPRLLGHTRHPITSKVEGAPQVARDLKQRGVRWCIVGDHNYGEGSSREHAALEPRYLGGVAVIARSFARIHETNLKKQGMLPLTFADPATYERIAEADRITLIGVEEGELCPGSSVTMRVEPRRGEVWEAELKHSYHSGQIPWLRAGSALNYIKATALAQ, from the exons ATGAGTTGGTGGTCCTCCTGGATTACTCCGAATGCATCTCTTTCGGCGTCGGGTCGCTCCGCTCGACGAAA AAGTCTGCTCTATTCACTGACCGGTCGTAATGCTCTACAGTTTGGCGTCAACTATGCGCGGCAGATTCGCAATTTGGAAATCGCGAAACGAGGCTCTTCGCGACCGCTAACTTTGACCGAGAAACTGTTATACTCTCACCTTATTACCTCTGAGAAAAACACCTGGGATGTGGAGCGCATTGAACGAGGGAAGACTATCCTAGAGCTTCGTCCGGACCGTGTAGCTTGTCATGATGCCACGGCATCCATGGCCTTGCTCCAGTTCATCAGTGCAGGCCTTCCGCGAGTCGCAGTCCCAACGACGGTACATAGCGATCACTTGATCATCTCTAAGAAGGGggctgaagaggatatgCATCGCGCACTTGGAGAGCATGCTGAAGTATACGACTTCCTCAGCAGTGCATCTAGGAAGTATGGCATCGGGTTCTGGAAGCCAGGATCGGGTATTATACACACTGTCATTTTCGAGAACTACGCAAC ACCCGGTGGCCTCATCATCGGTACAGACTCACACACGCCGAATGCTGGCGGCCTGGGCATGCTCGGAATTGGGGTCGGTGGCGcagatgctgttgatgctATGTCCGGAATGCCTTGGGAGCTTGTCGCTCCTAAAGTGGTGGGGGTCCGCTTGACAGGCCAGCTACAAGGCTGGAGTTCTACCAAAGACATCATCTGCAGACTTGCAGGTCTGTTGACGGTGTCGGGGGGCAAAGGCCGAGTCATCGAGTTCTTCGGACCGGGAACCCAGACCTTGGGAGCGACAGCCATGGCGACTATCTGCAATATGTCGGCAGAAATAGGATCGACCTCTTGCATCTTCCCATATACCGACGCAATGGGCCGATATCTGGAGACCACGCAACGAGCCCACGTTATTGAGATGGCCCAGAGAGCGAGGTCTGCGCTTCTCAACGCTGATGAGGGCGCTGACAAGTACTATGATCAAGTTATTGAGCTAGATCTCAGCACACTGGAACCGCACGTCAACGGACCGTTCACCCCTGACCTGGCACACCCTATCTCAAAATTGAAGACTGCCGTCGCTGCGGAAGATTGGCCTGTGGACTTGAGCCATGCTATGGTCGGCAGTTGTACCAACAGCTCATACGAAGATCTCGATAAAACTCGTCAGATCGTTGCACAAGCACGAGCGGCCGGGATCACAAAGCTCCCGACACCGTTCCTTGTCACACCGGGTAGTGAACAGATCCGTGCAACAGCAGAGGCAGATGGCATACTCGACGAACTTCGAGATGCCGGAGCCGTTGTTCTCAGCAGCTCATGCGGTCCATGCGTTGGATCGTGGGACCGCAAAGATGTCGACGtgaagggaaaggaaaagaactcGGtgatctccagcttcaatcGCAATTTTGTCGGAAGACATGACAGTAATCCGGCCACACACTCCTTTGTCACCAGCCCAGAACTAGTGGCTGCGTTCGCCTATGCGGGTCGCCTCGATTTCAACCCCCTGACCGATCCAGTTACCGTGCCCGGGGGACCGAGTAAGGAGTTGTACTTTAGCCCACCTGTTAGCCAAGAGCTCCCCATTTCTTTCAAAGCCGGATCAGATACCTTCCAAGAACCTTCGCTAGAGGGAACAGACCTCCCTGTGCAAATTCGCCCAGGATCTGACCGgctgcaacttctccagccatTTCCTCCCTGGCAGCCGGGGTGCGCTGATGGTATGGAATTGCTGATCAAGGTAAAGGGAAAATGCACCACCGACCACATTTCCCCTGCTGGACCGTGGTACAAATATCGGGGCCATCTTGAGAACATCTGTAACAACATGCTTACGACCGCCACCAATGCGTTCGTAGGCCAAGGTGACCCTCGTCTGCTTGGCCACACTCGCCATCCTATAACCTCAAAAGTGGAAGGCGCTCCGCAGGTGGCACGCGATCTTAAGCAGCGGGGTGTCCGGTGGTGTATCGTAGGTGATCACAACTACGGTGAGGGCAGCTCGCGCGAGCACGCAGCCCTCGAACCACGTTATTTGGGCGGGGTGGCAGTCATTGCTCGCTCATTCGCTCGGATTCACGAAACCAATCTGAAAAAGCAAGGCATGCTTCCCCTGACGTTCGCCGACCCCGCCACCTATGAGCGCATTGCTGAAGCTGATCGGATCACTTTGAttggtgttgaagaaggtGAGCTATGCCCGGGCTCGTCCGTGACGATGCGAGTCGAGCCCAGGCGAGGAGAGGTCTGGGAAGCGGAACTAAAGCATAGCTACCACAGCGGGCAGATTCCATGGCTTCGCGCTGGGAGTGCCCTGAACTACATCAAAGCCACGGCTCTGGCTCAATAG
- a CDS encoding uncharacterized protein (transcript_id=CADANIAT00003800) has product MGSANDQVTPHKKVRLACKRCRTKRIKCDGGIPACSNCAKAAVPCIDVDGRNNDRSIPRDYASRCHARIRWLEQQIKILDADFDLTQGPQLDSLAADSSVSWPALESLPVDTPVQTLEPTLSRKRPHAAIRASGSEPPDPAPAAEARSVAVDLGMLSLHSDSRQKHYLGSSSGLFFTNLIGAHADALASPASTSTGPVQTHRERSDSSVDTYRALCRKLSAELPSADDATVLFDIYLHEVHVDHPFLHLASVIEAYKALRACVEQGLDGTHIVDAHGWPDGLSPFPYNGRYARVADKDVTPVGFSTAVLHVFMVFSISATILTRSKNFDFSPTRFYKVAASAAPECLSNISVPALQSILLFTILGMITPTNLNIWTLVHVAMSHCIDLGLHREPRYPSDFSPISLSMRRFVFYTVYNLDRSIATIQGRPLGIRDETFDLRMPTLADIPMEPGMRVDGLNGQYVRFSDDMALSIHRFKLDRHISEIKILFYHLPTEGGVFHWPADHSADQARIKASLDGWLAEVKQIGVVADAHQKDAAESAKLRLKRLKLEVLYHAAVTLLYQPSQACPSPTQSALLQCYRSSSERIHIYNHLNNEERLYYNWRNIHGIFSSGATIIYCLWASPELQLIIPFADALRDLRVCSNLLSIGGQWWTSVRNGRDNFDRIVDLTIKRLSRLRGDSSSSESQQQRLKSQRTTGVNSIDPLLNDEPGWDSNGTLCRADDPRQLADPISPAHSFPWDQRYPDEIATTPVDSMMETFLAEYLHGDWGWDPFSAFIDTPVL; this is encoded by the exons ATGGGATCTGCCAATGACCAAGTCACTCCACATAAAAAGGTCCGCTTGGCCTGCAAACGCTGCAGAACCAAGCGTATCAAGTGCGATGGAGGCATTCCTGCCTGCTCCAATTGCGCGAAGGCTGCCGTACCCTGCATTGATGTGGATGGCCGCAATAACGACCGGTCAATCCCCCGTGA CTATGCTTCCCGCTGTCATGCTCGCATCCGGTGGTTAGAGCAGCAAATCAAGATCCTTGACGCTGATTTTGACCTAACACAGGGTCCGCAGTTGGACTCTCTCGCAGCCGATAGTAGTGTCTCTTGGCCCGCGTTGGAATCACTTCCAGTAGATACGCCAGTGCAGACTCTCGAACCAACATTATCTAGAAAACGGCCTCATGCTGCCATTCGGGCTTCCGGTTCGGAACCGCCTGACCCAGCGCCGGCTGCTGAGGCTCGCTCGGTTGCAGTCGATTTGGGCATGCTCTCACTTCACTCAGACTCTCGTCAGAAGCATTACTTAGGCTCCTCGTCGGGGCTCTTCTTTACCAATTTGATCGGAGCCCACGCGGATGCCCTTGCAAGTCCAGCATCGACGTCAACAGGCCCAGTCCAGACTCATCGTGAGCGCTCTGATAGCTCTGTCGACACCTACCGAGCGCTCTGTAGGAAACTGTCAGCAGAGCTTCCTTCAGCTGATGACGCGACAGTATTGTTTGATATTTACCTGCACGAGGTCCATGTCGACCATCCTTTCCTCCACCTGGCATCAGTAATTGAAGCTTATAAAGCTCTTCGTGCCTGCGTGGAGCAGGGACTGGATGGCACTCACATTGTCGATGCGCATGGCTGGCCAGACGGGCTATCCCCATTTCCCTACAACGGGCGCTATGCCCGAGTTGCAGATAAGGATGTGACCCCAGTTGGCTTTTCTACTGCTGTGTTGCACGTATTTATGGTTTTCTCCATCTCTGCTACCATTCTCACACGCAGTAAGAATTTCGACTTTTCCCCGACGCGGTTCTATAAGGTTGCAGCAAGTGCTGCACCTGAGTGTTTGTCAAATATATCTGTCCCTGCCTTACAGAGTATCCTTCTATTTACGATTCTTGGAATGATTACCCCTACCAATCTGAACATTTGGACGTTGGTACATGTCGCCATGTCTCATTGCATTGACCTCGGCTTACATCGGGAGCCGCGGTATCCTTCCGATTTCTCGCCGATTTCCCTATCGATGCGGCGGTTCGTATTCTATACCGTTTATAACCTTGACCGGTCGATCGCAACCATCCAAGGGCGTCCACTCGGTATCCGCGACGAGACATTCGATCTGCGAATGCCAACCCTTGCCGATATTCCCATGGAGCCGGGGATGCGGGTGGACGGGCTGAATGGGCAGTACGTACGGTTCTCAGACGATATGGCATTATCCATCCACCGCTTCAAGCTCGATCGCCATATTTCTGAAATAAAAATTCTATTTTATCATCTGCCGACCGAAGGGGGAGTCTTCCACTGGCCAGCTGACCATTCCGCAGACCAGGCACGCATCAAAGCTTCTCTGGATGGGTGGCTCGCCGAGGTCAAACAGATTGGAGTAGTTGCAGATGCACATCAGAAAGATGCAGCCGAGTCAGCAAAACTTCGCCTCAAGAGGCTTAAACTGGAAGTCCTCTATCATGCAGCCGTTACACTCTTATATCAACCATCCCAGGCATGTCCGTCTCCGACACAgtctgctcttctccagtGCTATCGGTCCTCTAGTGAGCGCATCCACATATACAATCACCTGAATAACGAAGAAAGGCTTTACTACAACTGGCGAAATATTCACGGTATTTTCTCGTCTGGAGCAACCATTATATACTGCCTCTGGGCTTCGCCTGAATTACAGCTGATCATCCCTTTTGCGGACGCACTGCGCGACCTTCGAGTGTGTTCGAATCTTCTTAGTATTGGAGGGCAGTGGTGGACTTCGGTGCGCAATGGGAGAGACAATTTTGACAGGATAGTTGACCTGACCATCAAGCGACTGAGTCGCTTACGCGGTGATAGCTCGTCGTCCGaatctcagcaacagcgTTTGAAAAGTCAAAGGACTACGGGAGTGAACTCAATAGATCCTCTCCTTAACGACGAGCCTGGATGGGACTCTAATGGCACGCTATGCAGGGCCGATGACCCTAGACAACTAGCAGATCCCATTTCGCCCGCACACTCATTCCCCTGGGACCAACGGTATCCTGACGAGATCGCAACAACACCGGTAGATTCAATGATGGAGACCTTTCTTGCAGAATATCTTCATGGAGATTGGGGCTGGGACCCATTTTCCGCCTTCATAGACACGCCTGTACTTTGA
- a CDS encoding HpcH/HpaI aldolase family protein (transcript_id=CADANIAT00003804), whose product MGSIAPSSDVSVNNPFRTRILNAQITPVLTLKFWTGNEAALMARFAGFEAVFIDMEHSALNFQTVAQLILSCLSVGISPIVRSPSKSHWHISRILDAGAAAVVVPHVDSVEEVRELVNHAKYPPLGSRGSANNQPILGFRSVPTNVQNEVLNRETMLIPMIETPEAVELVEEYLAIDGVDGILIGSNDLCTDMGIPGQYDNPTYQQAVEKIVCAGKKAAKPIGIGGIGGRLDLLERWFALGATWSLSGGDSAILQAGMKKITQTYDEISDRVEKQTG is encoded by the coding sequence ATGGGTTCAATCGCTCCCAGCTCAGACGTGTCAGTCAACAATCCCTTCCGAACCCGCATTCTCAACGCCCAGATCACGCCCGTCCTGACCCTTAAATTCTGGACCGGTAATGAAGCAGCGCTGATGGCCCGGTTCGCCGGCTTTGAGGCCGTCTTCATTGATATGGAGCACTCGGCCCTTAACTTCCAGACGGTCGCACAGCTCATCCTCTCCTGTCTGAGTGTGGGGATTTCGCCAATCGTCCGCTCCCCGTCCAAGTCACACTGGCATATCAGTCGCATTCTGGAtgctggcgccgctgctgTTGTGGTGCCGCATGTCGATTCAGTTGAGGAGGTGAGGGAGTTGGTAAACCATGCCAAGTATCCGCCGCTGGGGAGCAGGGGGTCCGCGAACAATCAACCTATCCTTGGGTTTCGGAGTGTGCCGACCAACGTGCAAAATGAAGTGCTGAATCGAGAGACGATGCTGATCCCTATGATCGAGACGCCGGAGGCAGTGGAGTTGGTCGAGGAGTATTTGGCGATTGACGGGGTGGATGGGATCTTGATTGGGTCGAATGATCTGTGTACGGACATGGGGATTCCAGGGCAGTACGATAATCCAACCTATCAGCAGGCGGTTGAGAAGATTGTGTGTGCtggcaagaaggctgcaaagCCTATTGGGATAGGGGGCATTGGAGGCCGGctggatctgctggagaggtGGTTTGCCTTGGGCGCTACGTGGTCACTCAGCGGGGGGGATAGTGCCATTTTGCAGgcggggatgaagaagattaCGCAGACCTACGATGAGATTAGTGATAGGGTTGAGAAGCAGACGGGTTAG
- a CDS encoding uncharacterized protein (transcript_id=CADANIAT00003802) — protein MAFTHVRPELWTELKPFIEAEMVPTGIRLVTDHFALLKGSSMLPCQGGGDGQEVDVSLQPGFQEIIELMRTGYFYVKISAPYRVSTQAPRYEDLRPLVRAFFDANPRQVVWGSDW, from the coding sequence ATGGCGTTCACCCATGTGCGCCCGGAGTTGTGGACGGAGTTGAAGCCGTTCATTGAGGCTGAAATGGTTCCTACTGGGATTCGACTAGTGACGGATCATTTTGCCCTGCTTAAGGGGAGTAGTATGCTTCCATGTCAGGGTGGCGGTGACGGTCAAGAGGTGGATGTTTCGCTGCAGCCGGGGTTCCAGGAGATCATTGAGCTCATGCGCACTGGATACTTCTATGTCAAAATCAGTGCGCCTTACCGGGTCAGTACTCAGGCGCCCAGGTATGAAGATTTGAGGCCACTCGTCCGCGCGTTCTTCGATGCGAACCCTAGGCAGGTCGTTTGGGGGAGCGACTGGTGA
- a CDS encoding uncharacterized protein (transcript_id=CADANIAT00003801): protein MKNSSPSLWQSILAGEAAGGFESPLTLSPRLNTGARGILRLQRKQIRSPVLRIRDSTPIDAHGHFRKVHRTGNMGAGIIAGAAESILVVTPGETLKTKIIDNEAGAKRYTSARALSGRRLPPRESPAMSGSDSNNSVIGATVVAGALAGVVTVYATMPFDTLKTRLQALDARQRYNETLDCLKTIRFL from the exons ATGAAGAACTCTAGTCCTTCTCTCTGGCAATCGATCCTGGCCGGAGAGGCTGCTGGGGGCTTTGAGAGTCCTTTGACACTAAGTCCACGGTTAAACACCGGCGCA CGCGGCATTCTGCGTCTCCAACGCAAGCAAATCCGGAGTCCAGTTCTTCGCATTCGAGACAGCACGCCAATTGATGCCCACGGACACTTCCGCAAGGTCCACCGCACGGGGAATATGGGGGCTGGAATAATCGCGGGTGCAGCAGAGAGTATTCTTGTCGTCACTCCCGGCGAGACGCTAAAGACCAAGATCATCGACAACGAAGCCGGAGCAAAGCGATATACGTCGGCTCGCGCGCTATCCGGTCGGCGGTTGCCACCGAGGGAGTCGCCG GCCATGTCCGGGTCAGACTCGAACAACTCCGTCATCGGAGCTACTGTTGTTGCCGGAGCACTCGCTGGAGTAGTCACCGTATACGCGACGATGCCGTTCGACACGCTCAAAACAAGGCTGCAAGCTTTAGATGCTCGGCAGCGCTATAACGAGACTCTAGATTGCTTGAAAACCATTCGTTTCCTCTGA
- the fos-1 gene encoding protein tcsA (transcript_id=CADANIAT00003803) → MLLNGQISALSLDDNDNGQQHQDEVQAKHQDQGHTCPSRPSVPSLSRIYRCTPVPTIVLDASMVIIEVSNSHVALFGKPRDSLLHTSISDVSPECIPVPNIPILYGALRAACSTREIQVVEHVVVGEKIAHNLRVTPVYEDETLLFVVLEVENLRAEVINNQHAYMNETYKILVDTVKDYAIFMLDPTGHIATWNAGAGVLKGYKAEEIIGKHFSILYSPADRDNGKPARALDVCLREGRIEDEGWRYRRDGSRFWANVLITPIYQFGQHVGFVKVTRDLTERKEAEACMIAAFEESSRLKTDFLANISHEIRTPMNGMQIALTMLTDTGLSEEQREHANIVQDSMSLLLQIVNDVLDYSKLSSGSFSLHADMLDIREIVGAVVRNCRSSLQEGVELDTEISPKLPTRMRGDPLRYRQVLQNLVGNAVKFTEKGSIHVKITSSTDEEDSDSSVVRTEVTDTGIGVPDSAINTLFTPFSRFANSAARKYQGTGLGLSICKSLAELMDGSVGYSPNPNASGSVFWFTAKMGGRSVTPPSKSPSVSGSPVPTEVASEMRSIAPRKHVLLVEDNIVNHTVMLKLLHTIGFQRIDGAWNGAEAVRMVRQKPLSYDIILMDVSMPVLDGLAATEQIRDMGLTMPIIAITGNAMKGDAETYIAQGMDDCICKPVHRDQLLRVLWKWFGT, encoded by the coding sequence ATGTTGCTCAACGGTCAGATCTCCGCGCTCTCTCTCGACGATAACGACAACGgccagcagcatcaggaTGAGGTCCAGGCCAAGCACCAGGACCAGGGCCACACTTGCCCTTCGCGTCCATCCGTACCCTCGTTGAGCCGCATCTACCGCTGCACCCCCGTGCCCACGATCGTCCTCGATGCGTCGATGGTCATCATCGAAGTCTCCAACAGCCATGTCGCCCTCTTCGGCAAGCCACGGGACTCGCTGCTTCACACCTCGATCAGCGACGTCAGCCCCGAATGCATCCCAGTTCCTAATATTCCCATCCTTTACGGTGCTCTGCGTGCCGCCTGCTCGACTCGAGAAATCCAGGTGGTGGAACATGTCGTGGTCGGGGAAAAGATAGCGCACAATCTACGGGTGACGCCGGTCTATGAGGATGAAACGCTGCTTTTTGTCGTGCTGGAAGTCGAGAATCTCAGGGCCGAGGtcatcaacaaccagcaTGCTTACATGAATGAGACTTATaagatcctcgtcgacaCCGTTAAGGATTACGCTATCTTTATGCTCGATCCGACCGGCCATATCGCCACCTGGAATGCGGGCGCGGGTGTCCTCAAGGGCTACAAAGCGGAGGAGATTATCGGCAAGCATTTCTCCATTCTCTATAGTCCCGCGGATCGAGATAACGGCAAGCCCGCCCGAGCACTCGATGTTTGTTTGCGGGAGGGCCGAATCGAAGATGAGGGCTGGAGGTACCGCCGCGATGGATCCAGATTCTGGGCCAATGTGCTCATTACTCCAATCTACCAGTTCGGCCAACATGTCGGTTTTGTCAAAGTGACGCGCGACCTTACCGAGCGtaaggaggctgaggcttgCATGATTGCCGCCTTTGAAGAGTCGTCCCGGTTGAAGACCGATtttctcgccaacatcaGCCACGAGATTCGCACTCCAATGAATGGAATGCAGATCGCCTTGACCATGCTAACCGATACGGGTCTCTCCGAGGAACAGCGCGAGCACGCCAATATCGTGCAGGACTCCATGTCGCTGCTCCTGCAGATCGTCAACGACGTTCTTGACTATTCGAAACTGTCATCCGgctccttctctctccacGCTGACATGCTCGATATTCGAGAGATTGTTGGTGCTGTCGTCCGGAACTGCCGGTCCTCACTCCAGGAAGGGGTCGAGTTGGACACGGAGATCAGTCCAAAACTGCCCACGCGCATGCGTGGGGACCCCCTTCGATACCGACAGGTTTTGCAGAACTTGGTTGGCAATGCGGTCAAGTTCACTGAGAAAGGATCCATTCATGTAAAGATCACCTCGTCGACCGACGAGGAGGATTCAGATTCCTCCGTAGTCAGGACCGAGGTGACAGACACCGGAATTGGTGTCCCAGATAGTGCAATCAACACTCTCTTCACCCCCTTCTCGCGCTTCGCCAACTCCGCCGCACGGAAATACCAAGGCACCGGCCTGGGTCTCTCCATCTGTAAGAGCCTAGCCGAGCTCATGGATGGGTCTGTCGGCTATTCGCCAAACCCGAATGCTAGCGGCAGTGTTTTTTGGTTCACAGCGAAGATGGGCGGCCGGTCCGTCACACCCCCCTCCAAGTCACCCAGCGTTTCGGGGAGCCCCGTACCCACCGAAGTTGCTTCGGAAATGCGATCCATAGCGCCTCGAAAACACGTCCTGTTAGTCGAAGACAACATTGTCAACCATACCGTTATGTTGAAGCTCCTACATACCATCGGTTTCCAGCGCATCGATGGGGCCTGGAACGGTGCCGAGGCCGTCCGCATGGTCAGACAAAAGCCGCTTTCCTACGACATTATCTTAATGGACGTATCCATGCCCGTCCTGGATGGGCTTGCCGCAACCGAACAGATTCGCGATATGGGCCTAACGATGCCGATCATTGCCATTACTGGAAATGCGATGAAGGGTGATGCGGAAACGTACATAGCCCAAGGCATGGACGATTGCATCTGCAAACCTGTCCACCGGGATCAATTGTTGCGTGTCCTCTGGAAATGGTTTGGGACGTAG